TGCGGCAGGCTGTGGACGAATCCTCCGCGAGCCGTCCAGTGCACCGTGGTCCGGCGCTACCGATCCCGCGTCCGGGAGCCAGACGCCGGTTACAGACCGCCGAGAACCCGCATTCGGCTCCCGCCCACCACGCAAGCGGCTGACAGCCGACGGACCTTGCGGATCCGCGTCCGGGAGCCAGACGCCGGTTACAGACGGCCGAGAACCCGCATTCGGCTCCCGCCCATGACGCGGGCGCAGTCACGCCGAGTCCACCGGGAGCTAGACGTCGGTTGCAGACGCCCGAGAACCGACATCCGGCTCCCGCCCAGCACATCCGCAGCAACCGGGCCGACGTGGCACGTCAACCCGTAACCTGCGGCGGGCTCAGTCACCCACAGGCGAGAATGGACGCATGGACTGGCAGACGACGTCTGAGGACACGGTGCCATCGGCCCCGGTGACCGAGGCCGACGTGCGTCTGCTGCGCGCACGCCCCCCGGCCACGGGCGCCTGGCGGGACGGCGATCCGGCGGGTGAGCGGCACTTCACGTTCCTCGGCGACTTCCGCACCGAGAACGGTCAGCTGCTGCCGGCCACCCGCCTGGCGTGGGAGAGCTGGGGCGAGCTGAACGAGGCGCGCGACAACGCCGTGCTGATCCTGCATGCCCTCACCGGCGACAGCCACGTCCGCGGCCCTGCGGGGGCCGGGCACCCCACCGCCGGATGGTGGGAAGACATCGTCGGACCTGGATCGGCGATCGACACCGACCGGTGGTTCGTCATCGCGCCGAACATGCTGGGCGGATGCCAGGGATCGACAGGACCTGCGAGCATCGCGCCGGACGGGCGGGAATGGGCATCCCGCTTCCCCTACCTGACCATCCGCGACCAGGTCGCGGCGCAGATCGGCCTCGCCGACACGCTCGGCATCGAGTGCTGGGCTGCGGTGATCGGCGGTTCGATGGGCGGCATGCACGCCCTGGAGTGGGCCGTGATGCAGCCCGAGCGCGTGGAGCGCCTGGCCGTGCTCTCGTCTCCCCCGGTGACGACCGCCGACCAGCTGGCGCTGAACTTCGTGCAGCTCGAGACGGTGCGCATGGACCCGCGTTTCGCCGGCGGGGAGTACTACGACGCGGCGCTCGGCGAGGGCCCGCACCGCGGCCTCGCGCTGGCGCGCCGGATGGCGCTGCTGAACTACCGCAGCCCGATCGAGCTCAACCAGCGCTTCCAGCGCTCGTGGCAGTCGGATGTGTCGCCACTCGGGCGCGGCGGACGGTTCGCGGTCGAGTCGTACCTCGACTTCCACGGCAACAAGTTCACCCGCCGGTTCGACGCCAACAGCTATCTCACCGTCGTCGAGGCGATGAACTCGCACGACATCGGCCGCGATCGCGGCGGCGTCGAGCAGGCGCTGCACACCGTGACGGCGAGAACCCTCGTGCTCGGGATCGACACCGACCGGCTGTTCCCCGTCGACGGCCAGCAGCGCATCGCCCGCAGCATCCCGAATCTCATCGACGATGAAGCCGTGGTCCTCACCAGCGACTTCGGTCACGACGGCTTCCTCATCGAGACGGACCCCGTCGGAGCGCATCTGGAGCGTCTGCTCGCCTCGTGACGCGGATGCCGATCCCGGTCGGGCAGGCGCAGGCGCGGGCGTGCGCCGGATGCCCGTTCAGCCCCGCTCGTACTGCCACGGCAGCGCAGCCATCGTGAGCCGGTGCCGCGCACCCGGCGCGCCCGGCTGGTCCGGATGCTCCTCGTCGCCGGCCCACAGCGCGCGCATCCCGCGCTCGAGCTGCTGCATCCGCGTCTCGTAACGGGCGAAGGCGCTGGTCGCCGCGAACGCGTCATCGACGGTGCGATGCTCACGCAGCGCATGCAGCGTGACCCACGTCGGCGGGAAGAGCGTGAGCTCCCCCGCCGCGTGCCGTTCCAGCGCCCCTCCGGGCGTCATCCAGAGCGCTTCCTCGATCTCGCCGGGGTTCGGCCGCAGCGCCTCCCCGTCCTCGCGGGCGAGGAAGAACCAGGTGCGGAACCGCACCGGTGTCTCGGCCGGCGGCACCCAGCGTGAGAGGGTCGCCAGGTCCCGGATGCCGATGCCGGCCTCCTCCCGGGTCTCCCGCACGGCCGCACGAGACGCGGCCTGCTCCTCGTCGTCACCGTCACGCTCGTCGCCAGGGTCGACGCGCCCGCCCGGGAAGACCCAGGCGCCCGGGAACGATCCGGTCGCGGGGCGCCGCAGCATCAGCACCTCGACGCCGTCCGCAGCGTCTCGCAGCACCACGGCGGTGCCGGCGACACGCATCGGGGCATCCATGCCGACACTCTAACGGCCGCGTGCCGCCGTCTCCGGCGCCGGCGTCTGCTCCGGTGCCGACGACTGCGCACGGTAGGCGATCAGCACGATCGCGAGTCCGAGCACGGCCAGCACCGCCCCGACCCATTCGGGGGCCGTGTAGCCGAAGCCCAGCGAGATCGCCGCTCCGCCGAGGAAGGCCCCCAGGCTGTTGCCGATGTTCAGCGCCGAGTGGTTCAGCGCCGCCGCGATCGACTGGTTGTCACCTGCGACGTCCATCAGACGGGTCTGGATCGCGGGGCTCAGCACCGAGGCGATCGCGCCGACGAGCATGGCGGTGATGATCAGCGGCACGACCCAGAACGACAGCACCGCGAGCAGCACGAGCACCGCCGCGAGCGCCGCGAGACCCCAGACCAGGGTGGCTCGCAGATCGCGGTCGGCCAGACGTCCGCCGGCGAGATTGCCCGCGGTCATGCCCACCCCGACCAGCACCAGGGTCACCGGCACGACCCACTGCGGAGCGCCGGCGACCTCGGTCACCAGCGGGGCGATGTAGCTGTACACGGCGAAGAACCCGCCGAAGCCGATCGCGCCCATGCCGAGCGTGAGCCACACCTGCGGCACCCGGAACACGCCCAGCTCCGACCGCAGCGTGCGTCCGGGATCGCCCGGGTGCGCCGGCACGAACAGCGCGATGCAGACCGCCGCGAGCGCGAACACGGCGGTGACCACGAGGAATGCCGTGCGCCAGCCCCACTGCTGCCCCAGGAAGGTTCCCAGCGGCACCCCGACGACGTTGGCGACGGTCAGCCCGGTCAGGATGAACGCGACACCCTGCGCGCGCTTGCCCGGACCGAGCATGTCGGCCGCCACGAGCGCGCCGATGCCGAAGTACGCGCCGTGCGGCAGGCCGGCGAGCAGCCGCGACGCGCCGACCAGCCCGAAGCCGGGCAGCACCACGGTGAGCGCATTGCCGAGGGTCAGCGCGATCGCGAGCGCCAGCATCACGCGGTGCCGTGGGAAGCGCGCGACAGCTCCGGCGATCGTCGGCGCGCCGATCACGACGCCGAGCGCATAGAGCGAGATGAGCAGACCGCTCTGGCCGATCGCCTGCTCGCTGCTCGCCGCCCAGACGTCGGGAAGCAGGTCCTGGGCGATCTCGGGCAGCAGGCCCATGATGACGAATTCGGTCATGCCGATGCCGAAGCTGCCGACGGCGAGGGAGAGGAGCGCCCTCATCGCCGCCCCCTCGAGGGATTCGAGGGAGTCACCCGCCCATGCTACCGGCCGATCGCATCACCGTCGGCGGATGCGTCGATCGCCTTCTCGAGGCGCTCGATCTTGGCATCCAGCTCGCCGCTGTATCCGGGGCGGATGTCGGCCTTCAGCACCAGCGAGACACGCGAGCCGAACGGCATCACGGCCTCGGTGGCCCGCTTGACGACGTCCATGACCGAGTCCCAATCCGGGCCTTCGATCTCGGTGAACATGCTGGTGGTGCGGTGCGCGAGACCCGACTCCCGCACCACCTTCACGGCGGCTGCGACGGCGTCGTGCACCGAATCGCCGGAGCGGCCATCGCCCGAGGGGGCGACGGAGAATGCGACGAGCATGATTCCTCCTGTTTTCGCGGTGATCGCGTTTTCGTGGTCGATCGCGTCAGCGACGCGTCGTGGCAGTGCGCAGCACAGCGTGCACGGCGACGACGAGCGTCACCACGAGCATGGCATTGCGCACGGTCAGCAGCAGCACCGGCACCGGATGCGCGGCGAGCAGTCCGTCGTAGGTGAGCGGGTAGATGCAGAACGTCAGCGCGCACACCAGCAGCACGAGGGCCGTCGTCGTGTGCGCACGGGTGTGGTCGAAGACGATCCACAGCATCGCCGGCACGATGAGCCAGGTGGTGAACTGCGGCGAGCCCACCCTGTTCGTGACGATCAGCGCGGCGACGAGGGCGAGCGCGAGCGGCGGCAGC
The window above is part of the Microbacterium sp. nov. GSS16 genome. Proteins encoded here:
- a CDS encoding thiamine-binding protein, with the protein product MLVAFSVAPSGDGRSGDSVHDAVAAAVKVVRESGLAHRTTSMFTEIEGPDWDSVMDVVKRATEAVMPFGSRVSLVLKADIRPGYSGELDAKIERLEKAIDASADGDAIGR
- a CDS encoding MFS transporter, which encodes MRALLSLAVGSFGIGMTEFVIMGLLPEIAQDLLPDVWAASSEQAIGQSGLLISLYALGVVIGAPTIAGAVARFPRHRVMLALAIALTLGNALTVVLPGFGLVGASRLLAGLPHGAYFGIGALVAADMLGPGKRAQGVAFILTGLTVANVVGVPLGTFLGQQWGWRTAFLVVTAVFALAAVCIALFVPAHPGDPGRTLRSELGVFRVPQVWLTLGMGAIGFGGFFAVYSYIAPLVTEVAGAPQWVVPVTLVLVGVGMTAGNLAGGRLADRDLRATLVWGLAALAAVLVLLAVLSFWVVPLIITAMLVGAIASVLSPAIQTRLMDVAGDNQSIAAALNHSALNIGNSLGAFLGGAAISLGFGYTAPEWVGAVLAVLGLAIVLIAYRAQSSAPEQTPAPETAARGR
- a CDS encoding NUDIX hydrolase, with amino-acid sequence MDAPMRVAGTAVVLRDAADGVEVLMLRRPATGSFPGAWVFPGGRVDPGDERDGDDEEQAASRAAVRETREEAGIGIRDLATLSRWVPPAETPVRFRTWFFLAREDGEALRPNPGEIEEALWMTPGGALERHAAGELTLFPPTWVTLHALREHRTVDDAFAATSAFARYETRMQQLERGMRALWAGDEEHPDQPGAPGARHRLTMAALPWQYERG
- the metX gene encoding homoserine O-acetyltransferase MetX, which gives rise to MDWQTTSEDTVPSAPVTEADVRLLRARPPATGAWRDGDPAGERHFTFLGDFRTENGQLLPATRLAWESWGELNEARDNAVLILHALTGDSHVRGPAGAGHPTAGWWEDIVGPGSAIDTDRWFVIAPNMLGGCQGSTGPASIAPDGREWASRFPYLTIRDQVAAQIGLADTLGIECWAAVIGGSMGGMHALEWAVMQPERVERLAVLSSPPVTTADQLALNFVQLETVRMDPRFAGGEYYDAALGEGPHRGLALARRMALLNYRSPIELNQRFQRSWQSDVSPLGRGGRFAVESYLDFHGNKFTRRFDANSYLTVVEAMNSHDIGRDRGGVEQALHTVTARTLVLGIDTDRLFPVDGQQRIARSIPNLIDDEAVVLTSDFGHDGFLIETDPVGAHLERLLAS